cttcatgaatgattgtaacttttcatgaatggtaactcttcatgaatgataactcttcatgaatctgaaaattgtctctaatactcttaaattccaacacACCTATGGACTACACTACCTGCCTCTTTGCTACAACGATGACTCCTCTCTCTAATCCTTCCTCTTATTGTCGCTTGCTTGGCCGTCTTATCTATCTTACTACAACTCGCCCTAGCATTACCCATTTTGTTCATCATCTTAGCCAGTTCATGTCATCTCCTACAATAGCTTATTCTCAAGCTATTTTTCGTATTTTACGATACTTGAAGTCTGCTCTTGGCTCGAgacttttcttctcttctacCAACTCTCTTCAATTGAAAGCATTTAGTGATTCAGACTGGGCCAGTTCTCTTGATACTTGTCGTCCAATTACAGGGTTTTCAGTTTATCTTGGTGATTCCTTAATCTCTTGGCACTCCAAGAAGTCGCCCACTATTTCTCGTAGTTCCTCTGAGGTTGAGTATCGTGCCCTTGCTACCACTACGTGTGAGCTTCAGTGGCTCACCTATCTTCTTGATGATTTACGTGTTCCTGTTCAGCGCCCTATTCTTCTCTATTGTGACAATTAATCTACTCTTCAAATAACGGCAAACAAGTTTTTCACAAACGTATCAAGCACATTAATATTGACTACCATATTGTTCGTGAAAAAGTTCATTCTGGTTTACTTAAATTGCTGCCCATAGCTTCACCATATCAACTTGCAGACATTTTAACTTTTATCGTTTTATGTTCCAAGCTGGCAATGTTGAACATCTATTTCCAGTTTGAGGGTTACAacaataatttgttattttacaaTCTTGAATTCTACTTTGTGTTgtaaaagtttttgtttttcttatttgtattctTCTCTCTTATTCGCTAGtatatatttgacttttttccACATTAATAAAAACACAAGGTAGTATGCACtgaaattatatgtttatattatagATTTACCAACGAATAATGCATTTTCAATGTTTTAGATTAGGCGATCCATGTATGCTGCACTTGTTCCAGAAAAGTTCTATACAGTTTCTAAAAAGTCattctaaaacaatattttcactattttaaaTTACTCTATTTAGATATCCTAATTCATGTTATGAAAGTCAAATCTTAGACagtattattttcaataaatattttctggAATTTATATTCTAGAAACCTGTATTCCAGAATTGatgttttaattgatgatttgaaaacatgtttgttgtatagttttgtttttcagATTATATTACTATCcctttaaagaaaaagatgatttATCAAtatcactttaaaaaataatcttatggAAGAATtcttaaagagaaaaatgtcataagcataaataaacatatgtattttaatattttatcttagagttaaatatgtttttagtctctatactttggagcgattttggttttagtccctctttcaaactaaggtacaatttagtccttcaactttagaaaactctgctTTTAGTCTTTTGTACCagatttttttaacttgtttcattatagtatttggattgtttacactgtttgacacatttttgtttcaatgttaactgaaacagcaaataaagttaaaaaaatttggtaaaaaggactaaaatcagagttttctaaagttgaaggactaaattgtaccttagttcaaaatatggactaaaaccaaaatcgtccaaaatatagagattaaaaacatatttaaccctttatcttataataatatgaagacaataaaaagaaaatagcatAATTGAATTTGCAAAATTGTTATTtggttatataattattaaaaaggagATTAAAAATAGcggcaacaaaaaaaaagatggaATGTATTGGAAAAAAGATTGTattctaaatattataatttaaaaatgtaattaaaagtttaaaaaaaatatattcttgccatataatttagattatattattaaattatataacttaaacacgtctactttttatatttgtacACAAAATTGTCTAGTTTAccttttgaatgaaaaaaaaacttttctatTCCGTGCCcttccaaacaaataattaaaatattccatctttttcttccattatcGATGCTTACTGTACTTTTCCCATCATTTAGTTTAGTCAATGTTATTAAACTTAAGATTCTACTAAGATCAAAGATAGATGACAACTCCCATTTTAACTAAAATACAAGCATACTTGTCTATAATATTACgtagaaatagaaaaacaaaaaactaaaatgaagatATTCAAGgaataaaacaaagttaaattgAGATATTATGATCACAAATATGGgataaaaatctattttatgaTAACGTGTTAATGAACTTGTTAAAGAGGGTAGTTCTTGCACAAAATAAACATGGGTTCTCTTACCTCAACAAGGTGTATTTTACATATGATCTACAATCACACTGCTTCATTCACgattttaaccaaaaataatacGATAATAATAcgtagataatattttttttttataacatttgaacatcacttatgtattattttgtgattggtctatagtagtgtttataattattattattgactgtggagtaattttgaaccaattacATAATGATACGTAAATGAtcttcaaatgttgtcaaaaaaatgttgactAGGTATCATTATCATAATAGTCCAATAGTTATTCTAATACTACCCAAGTTCGTAATTAAATTGAACACTCATTATACATAAACACAAATTCACATTCACACCAATAATCTAATGATGATCcaaatgagagaaaagaaactcaagaaaaaaataatatacatattaCTACTGGTAATAAAACTTCTATTAAACAGACATATTGCTGCTATTCTGAAAAGCTTGCGCCCCATTAGGCATAACtagagaaattaaataaatttatcatgttttttaaaataaaaattacaactttagTTGATATGCATATTCAAAACCAGAAAATGTTTATAGAGACTATTGATTCCCATCACTGACACCTCCATTTTCAGACACATCAACACTAGCAGAATTTGAGTACGAGGATTGTTGATCAAGTCCATTCATAGTTGAGGGTGGTGGGTGATCGAACTTACAAGCTGGTCCAAATTTGCAAATTCCATAACGGCTGTAATATGTGCAAACATTCTGGTCCTGAATTTTCATAAGACATTCCACATAGATCAGGTAAACCAGCAAGCCTAACCTTTTGTGTCATGACCAATCAAAGAATACAAGATATTGTCTTTTCCGAATCAGAAAAGAAATACATAACTGTTTCAATTTTATCTATAAGAACCTATATTACCACAACATTTTCTTGAGCAGAACCAACTGCTTTTCATGATGTGCACTAGCATTTTTTCAGAACCAACAGCTTCTTTGTTCTACATTTCTCATCAAATAATTTGTCTAGAATGTGTAAAGAGAAAACTAAACAGAAACGGTGGAACAAATGTGACAGGAATCTTGTAAATTTTAGAGTCTACATGAATGCAAAAAACAATAGAACAAAATAACTTACCGGTCTCAAAGGTAGACCCTTGTTACTAAGGCTGCATGGAGGTAATCTTGTAATCCGATTCTTTGGATGGTGAAACCTACAATTAGATTTAAACTTGCAATCACCAGTTTTTAAGAAATAGCTGCATTCAGGTTCACCAGGCCTTTCTGGAAACTCTTCAACCTGCACTTGTTGTTGATGATGCATATAAACATTTGTTTCCATAACTGGGTTGTTCATGACATATGTTGAAGGTAGATGCATATTCCTCTCAGGTAGATAGACAGGTGCCTGTAGAAAACCCAAGTTGAACAAATAGCAGGGAAAACAATCAATTATAAGGGTTAATATGCAGAATATTTAACTCAGAAAgtgaaatgataaaaagaacATTAGATATCTTGCTTTAAATTGAATAGATCTTGTATGATAGAAAATTGGCAGAATAGTTTGCCATCATATACTAATAATACAATAGAATGTCCCTACCAAGATAGTTATTGAAATCTATTGATTTACCTGATATCCGTCCCATTCAGAACTTTGAGGAGAAACCCCTGGATTAGCTGAAAGTATCATTGGCACAAAAGGAGTGGATTCATTTAATGGTCTAGTAGAAGACCACGAGGATATAGATGACTGGGATACACCTTGTAATGAAACAGAACTTCCATTATCATATCTAGAAGGAGAATCACCTCCTCCAGCCGTAGGATCAGGATGATTAAACTTGCAGTTTGCTCCAAACTTACAAGAGCCATTTCGCATGTAATAGTGACACTCTTTCTCTCCCTGTCATGAAAAACAACCTCATTAAGTTTCAGGTACAAGTATTTCACACattaaacagaaacaaaagaTAGCGAACACAAAGTAATTTTCAGCATAACATGGTATGAGGAATCAAGGTTATACCACTCGAATAGGCAGGCCAAGGAAGTTAAGCTCTGCAATTGGGTTTGCGGATGAACACTTTTCCCTTTTGTGATTAAACTTACAAGCCTTCCCAAACTTACAACCACCAGATCTTAAATAATACTGCCACAACATCAGCAAAAGAAAATTCTGTTATGAACCTGTAATAAATAGTATGACATTTTAAAAACACGAAACAAAGAGATTAAACATACATATACAAACATGTTTCATCCAAAAACTGTTATAGGGATCCAACATTTTTCAACGTAGCAAGGCTAGGCCAACATGATTCACAATGCCAGAAAAAAAGCAAAACAGAGAACTTCATAATGACCAAACACGTAGTATAGCATCAGAGAAAGAAACCTGCCAAACTAATAAATATGCCATGATCCACCATGACAGAATCTTTGTTCATGGCAAATGCACGACATATAGAAAGACATACCAATACCTAATCAGAAAGTGTATCAAAAAGGGGTATCATTCGACTATCAGTCATTTGACAACTACTGAATTCTGCATAATGATCACAAAATTCTAATAGAGAATATTATTCCTTATATGGTTATATCACTCACCAAATCAAACTCGAGTATatcatttttacattatttagtaaaatatcCCTTAATggcaaagaaattaaataaaaaataatatgaaagtCCCAAAAACTAAAAGCATTTTATGgcatacaaataataataaaaaaaaagtatctacTTTAAACATGACATTGTGATAAAAAGCTGTAGTTATTTGCCAAACCAATAACATTAGCAGATAAGATAAAACTAAAAGGCAATGCATGCTTAAACCTCCTCAAGTTAACCTTAGATAATCTTCCACAGACCGAAcctacattttaataaatacatgtgATACACCCTTGGCCCAAGTATATAAGACAAATATACATGGAATGGGAAAGAATGGGCACAACATAAAGGATAGGCGACTTGgggaaaatggaaaaaagatCCAGAGCGGAAGTCTGTTACACAGAGACAGCTAGCAAATTCTGAGTAGAGAAGCATTGGGAAATATATTGTGAATCAGAATTGAAgagtaaaaaacaaataactgTATGGAGTCTTTGGGTAGAATTGGGCGGAATCTGTTACAGGTATGCAACTTATGAGAGAATATTGGGAGGTTTGATAGAGAGAGTGTCCTGTAGCTGATAATATTGCCTTTTTGGCAAATCTATTTCAGTCTTATTCCTATTTGGTTGTATTTATTTACAGAGAACTATCTTTTCCACCTTTGTTGTTAGTGTCTCATACGCATATATAATNATATCTacattttcttgattttaatataaacctACATGCCTATGTCCAAAATTCAGATAATACAATCTAGCATTTGCAAACCAACAAGGGATTTGAGTCTAGTGGGAGNGGCTAATCCACAGACACTGACAAACATACTAGAGTTGTTCATAGCTTCAAATCATGTCTCAGATAACAATGCTTCTTATGcaaaatacatgaaaaaaccaaaaaattaaaaaataaaacaaaagttacaGTATTCTGAAAATACCTTGCATTCCGTCTGCCCTGATCTTTCTGCctgttcttctttttctcccgCATTCTCTTTCTTAGCCTTCATGTGGCGTTAATACATTTAAAACTCAATAAGTGAACATGTATATAAGATATTCTCAATCATAAAATGTTCAACAAATGTAACCCTTTAAATAATACTTccagttttttatattttttgcctAGCAAATCCTTCACAACTTATAGCATGTATATTAAACTCCCTGTCTTCAATTATTTAGCATATAATACTTAACTGATGTTCATCTGCTTAACAACTTAACACCTAATGCAATCATACTAACACCTAATTATTGATGCTTAACTTAACTATTTCAACTTCATGCTACTATACCAATATTTGATTAGTAATAGTGCGATAGAAAGCGAAAACCAACGAGAGAGACCTGGTTTTTCCTCTTAAGTGGATGATTGAACTTG
This DNA window, taken from Vigna radiata var. radiata cultivar VC1973A chromosome 5, Vradiata_ver6, whole genome shotgun sequence, encodes the following:
- the LOC106760317 gene encoding uncharacterized protein LOC106760317, yielding MTPLSNPSSYCRLLGRLIYLTTTRPSITHFVHHLSQFMSSPTIAYSQAIFRILRYLKSALGSRLFFSSTNSLQLKAFSDSDWASSLDTCRPITGFSVYLGDSLISWHSKKSPTISRSSSEVEYRALATTTCELQWLTYLLDDLRVPVQRPILLYCDN
- the LOC106759799 gene encoding zinc finger CCCH domain-containing protein 43; translation: MGKTLSRTLDHDPQQSDLNHVAQDDDALNRELQNKLDLKDVSESEDKGSNLEDGGGKLSDEGAAPEGGKGEGSEDDGGGGGDDVVGVVDDDDCNGGDEGCDWIENVNESESDKVGGDVEGVDSRDERSSGRAQQYPLRPEAEDCAYYLKTGSCKFGFNCKFNHPLKRKNQAKKENAGEKEEQAERSGQTECKYYLRSGGCKFGKACKFNHKREKCSSANPIAELNFLGLPIRVGEKECHYYMRNGSCKFGANCKFNHPDPTAGGGDSPSRYDNGSSVSLQGVSQSSISSWSSTRPLNESTPFVPMILSANPGVSPQSSEWDGYQAPVYLPERNMHLPSTYVMNNPVMETNVYMHHQQQVQVEEFPERPGEPECSYFLKTGDCKFKSNCRFHHPKNRITRLPPCSLSNKGLPLRPDQNVCTYYSRYGICKFGPACKFDHPPPSTMNGLDQQSSYSNSASVDVSENGGVSDGNQ